In a genomic window of Erinaceus europaeus chromosome 12, mEriEur2.1, whole genome shotgun sequence:
- the GRB7 gene encoding growth factor receptor-bound protein 7 isoform X4, protein MELGLSPPLLNNSPEELYLSPGTPPRTPPPPDGPLSREVKRSQPLPIPAGRKLLREEELRATSLPSIPNPFPELCSPPSQSPILGGSSGTRGLLPRDASRPHVIKVYSEDGACRSVEVAAGATARYVCEMLVQRAHALSDENWGLVECHPQLALERGLEDHESVVEVQAAWPIGGDSRFVFRKNFAKYELFKTSPHSLFPEKMVSSCLDAKADTSHEDLIQNFLNAGSFPEIQGFLQLRGSGRKLWKRFFCFLRRSGLYYSTKGTSKDPRHLQCVADVNESSVYVVTQGRKLYGMPTDFGFCIKPNKLRNGHKGLHIFCSEDEQSRTCWLAAFRLFKYGVQLYKNYQLAQSRHLRPSYVGSPPLRSVSDNTLVAMDFSGHAGRVIENPREALSAALEEAQAWRKKTNHRLSLPTPSSGSSLSAAIHRTQPWFHGRISREESQRLIGQQGLVDGLFLVRESQRNPQGFVLSLCHLQKVKHYLILPQWGLQLWSPGEPLQPQLPLTSCPLWSSQSEEEGRLYFSMDEGQTRFTDLLQLVEFHQLNRGILPCVLRHTCTRVAL, encoded by the exons ATGGAGCTGGGACTGTCTCCACCTCTTCTCAACAACTCCCCAGAAGAGCTGTACCTATCCCCTGGCACCCCTCCTCGGACTCCCCCACCTCCTGATGGccccctgtccagggaagtgaagCGATCCCAGCCTCTGCCCATTCCTGCCGGCAG GAAGCTTCTTCGAGAGGAGGAGCTGCGGGCAACCTCTCTACCCTCCATCCCCAACCCTTTCCCGGAGCTCTGCAGTCCTCCATCACAGTCTCCCATTCTTGGGGGGTCTTCCGGTACAAGGGGGCTTCTTCCCCGAGATGCCAGCCGCCCCCAC GTAATAAAGGTGTACAGTGAAGATGGGGCCTGCCGATCGGTGGAGGTGGCAGCAGGTGCCACAGCACGTTACGTGTGTGAAATGCTGGTGCAGCGAGCTCATGCCCTAAGTGATGAGAACTGGGGGCTGGTGGAGTGCCACCCCCAACTAGCTCTGG AGCGGGGCTTGGAGGACCATGAGTCTGTGGTGGAAGTCCAGGCTGCCTGGCCCATTGGTGGAGACAGCCGTTTTGTCTTCCGGAAAAACTTCGCCAAGTATGAACTGTTCAAGACCTCCCCA CACTCCCTGTTCCCAGAAAAGATGGTTTCCAGCTGTCTAGATGCAAAGGCAGATACATCCCACGAAGACCTCATCCAG AACTTCCTGAACGCAGGCAGCTTCCCAGAGATCCAGGGCTTCCTGCAGCTACGGGGGTCCGGACGCAAGCTTTGGAAACGCTTCTTCTGCTTCCTGCGCCGGTCTGGCCTCTATTACTCCACCAAGGGCACCTCCAAG GATCCAAGGCACCTGCAGTGTGTAGCAGATGTGAATGAATCCAGTGTGTATGTTGTGACCCAGGGCCGCAAGCTCTACGGGATGCCCACGGACTTTGGCTTCTGTATCAAG CCAAACAAGCTTCGGAATGGCCACAAGGGGCTTCACATCTTTTGCAGTGAGGATGAGCAGAGCCGCACCTGCTGGTTAGCTGCCTTCCGCCTCTTCAAG TATGGGGTACAGCTGTATAAGAATTATCAGCTGGCACAGTCTCGCCACCTGCGTCCATCCTATGTGGGCTCCCCACCCTTG AGGAGTGTTTCTGATAACACCTTGGTAGCCATGGACTTCTCTGGTCATGCTGGGCGTGTCATCGAGAACCCCCGGGAAGCTCTGAGTGCAGCTCTGGAGGAGGCCCAGGCCTGGAGG AAGAAGACCAACCATCGACTCAGCCTACCCACCCCAAGTTCAGGCTCTAGCCTCAGTGCAG CCATCCATCGCACCCAACCCTGGTTCCATGGACGGATCTCCCGAGAGGAGAGCCAGCGGCTCATCGGACAGCAGGGCCTGGTAGACGG CCTCTTTCTAGTCCGAGAGAGTCAGCGGAACCCACAGGGCTTTGTTCtctccttgtgccacctgcagaaAGTTAAACATTATCTTATCCTGCCG cAATGGGGACTCCAGCTCTGGTCCCCAGGGGAGCCCCTCCAGCCTCAGCTCCCTCTGACCTCCTGCCCCCTGTGGTCATCGCAGAGTGAGGAGGAGGGTCGCCTGTACTTCAGCATGGATGAGGGCCAGACTCGTTTCACTGACCTCCTGCAGCTCGTGGAGTTCCACCAGCTGAACCGCGGCATCCTGCCCTGCGTGCTACGTCACACCTGCACCCGCGTGGCTCTCTGA
- the GRB7 gene encoding growth factor receptor-bound protein 7 isoform X6 → MRDAAFPSQPGARLTPRPGEHPRWPCFLSALNTGPAILPWGQPDVMELGLSPPLLNNSPEELYLSPGTPPRTPPPPDGPLSREVKRSQPLPIPAGRKLLREEELRATSLPSIPNPFPELCSPPSQSPILGGSSGTRGLLPRDASRPHVIKVYSEDGACRSVEVAAGATARYVCEMLVQRAHALSDENWGLVECHPQLALERGLEDHESVVEVQAAWPIGGDSRFVFRKNFAKYELFKTSPHSLFPEKMVSSCLDAKADTSHEDLIQNFLNAGSFPEIQGFLQLRGSGRKLWKRFFCFLRRSGLYYSTKGTSKPNKLRNGHKGLHIFCSEDEQSRTCWLAAFRLFKKKTNHRLSLPTPSSGSSLSAAIHRTQPWFHGRISREESQRLIGQQGLVDGLFLVRESQRNPQGFVLSLCHLQKVKHYLILPQWGLQLWSPGEPLQPQLPLTSCPLWSSQSEEEGRLYFSMDEGQTRFTDLLQLVEFHQLNRGILPCVLRHTCTRVAL, encoded by the exons ATGTCATGGAGCTGGGACTGTCTCCACCTCTTCTCAACAACTCCCCAGAAGAGCTGTACCTATCCCCTGGCACCCCTCCTCGGACTCCCCCACCTCCTGATGGccccctgtccagggaagtgaagCGATCCCAGCCTCTGCCCATTCCTGCCGGCAG GAAGCTTCTTCGAGAGGAGGAGCTGCGGGCAACCTCTCTACCCTCCATCCCCAACCCTTTCCCGGAGCTCTGCAGTCCTCCATCACAGTCTCCCATTCTTGGGGGGTCTTCCGGTACAAGGGGGCTTCTTCCCCGAGATGCCAGCCGCCCCCAC GTAATAAAGGTGTACAGTGAAGATGGGGCCTGCCGATCGGTGGAGGTGGCAGCAGGTGCCACAGCACGTTACGTGTGTGAAATGCTGGTGCAGCGAGCTCATGCCCTAAGTGATGAGAACTGGGGGCTGGTGGAGTGCCACCCCCAACTAGCTCTGG AGCGGGGCTTGGAGGACCATGAGTCTGTGGTGGAAGTCCAGGCTGCCTGGCCCATTGGTGGAGACAGCCGTTTTGTCTTCCGGAAAAACTTCGCCAAGTATGAACTGTTCAAGACCTCCCCA CACTCCCTGTTCCCAGAAAAGATGGTTTCCAGCTGTCTAGATGCAAAGGCAGATACATCCCACGAAGACCTCATCCAG AACTTCCTGAACGCAGGCAGCTTCCCAGAGATCCAGGGCTTCCTGCAGCTACGGGGGTCCGGACGCAAGCTTTGGAAACGCTTCTTCTGCTTCCTGCGCCGGTCTGGCCTCTATTACTCCACCAAGGGCACCTCCAAG CCAAACAAGCTTCGGAATGGCCACAAGGGGCTTCACATCTTTTGCAGTGAGGATGAGCAGAGCCGCACCTGCTGGTTAGCTGCCTTCCGCCTCTTCAAG AAGAAGACCAACCATCGACTCAGCCTACCCACCCCAAGTTCAGGCTCTAGCCTCAGTGCAG CCATCCATCGCACCCAACCCTGGTTCCATGGACGGATCTCCCGAGAGGAGAGCCAGCGGCTCATCGGACAGCAGGGCCTGGTAGACGG CCTCTTTCTAGTCCGAGAGAGTCAGCGGAACCCACAGGGCTTTGTTCtctccttgtgccacctgcagaaAGTTAAACATTATCTTATCCTGCCG cAATGGGGACTCCAGCTCTGGTCCCCAGGGGAGCCCCTCCAGCCTCAGCTCCCTCTGACCTCCTGCCCCCTGTGGTCATCGCAGAGTGAGGAGGAGGGTCGCCTGTACTTCAGCATGGATGAGGGCCAGACTCGTTTCACTGACCTCCTGCAGCTCGTGGAGTTCCACCAGCTGAACCGCGGCATCCTGCCCTGCGTGCTACGTCACACCTGCACCCGCGTGGCTCTCTGA
- the GRB7 gene encoding growth factor receptor-bound protein 7 isoform X5 — protein MRDAAFPSQPGARLTPRPGEHPRWPCFLSALNTGPAILPWGQPDVMELGLSPPLLNNSPEELYLSPGTPPRTPPPPDGPLSREVKRSQPLPIPAGRKLLREEELRATSLPSIPNPFPELCSPPSQSPILGGSSGTRGLLPRDASRPHVIKVYSEDGACRSVEVAAGATARYVCEMLVQRAHALSDENWGLVECHPQLALERGLEDHESVVEVQAAWPIGGDSRFVFRKNFAKYELFKTSPHSLFPEKMVSSCLDAKADTSHEDLIQNFLNAGSFPEIQGFLQLRGSGRKLWKRFFCFLRRSGLYYSTKGTSKDPRHLQCVADVNESSVYVVTQGRKLYGMPTDFGFCIKPNKLRNGHKGLHIFCSEDEQSRTCWLAAFRLFKKKTNHRLSLPTPSSGSSLSAAIHRTQPWFHGRISREESQRLIGQQGLVDGLFLVRESQRNPQGFVLSLCHLQKVKHYLILPQWGLQLWSPGEPLQPQLPLTSCPLWSSQSEEEGRLYFSMDEGQTRFTDLLQLVEFHQLNRGILPCVLRHTCTRVAL, from the exons ATGTCATGGAGCTGGGACTGTCTCCACCTCTTCTCAACAACTCCCCAGAAGAGCTGTACCTATCCCCTGGCACCCCTCCTCGGACTCCCCCACCTCCTGATGGccccctgtccagggaagtgaagCGATCCCAGCCTCTGCCCATTCCTGCCGGCAG GAAGCTTCTTCGAGAGGAGGAGCTGCGGGCAACCTCTCTACCCTCCATCCCCAACCCTTTCCCGGAGCTCTGCAGTCCTCCATCACAGTCTCCCATTCTTGGGGGGTCTTCCGGTACAAGGGGGCTTCTTCCCCGAGATGCCAGCCGCCCCCAC GTAATAAAGGTGTACAGTGAAGATGGGGCCTGCCGATCGGTGGAGGTGGCAGCAGGTGCCACAGCACGTTACGTGTGTGAAATGCTGGTGCAGCGAGCTCATGCCCTAAGTGATGAGAACTGGGGGCTGGTGGAGTGCCACCCCCAACTAGCTCTGG AGCGGGGCTTGGAGGACCATGAGTCTGTGGTGGAAGTCCAGGCTGCCTGGCCCATTGGTGGAGACAGCCGTTTTGTCTTCCGGAAAAACTTCGCCAAGTATGAACTGTTCAAGACCTCCCCA CACTCCCTGTTCCCAGAAAAGATGGTTTCCAGCTGTCTAGATGCAAAGGCAGATACATCCCACGAAGACCTCATCCAG AACTTCCTGAACGCAGGCAGCTTCCCAGAGATCCAGGGCTTCCTGCAGCTACGGGGGTCCGGACGCAAGCTTTGGAAACGCTTCTTCTGCTTCCTGCGCCGGTCTGGCCTCTATTACTCCACCAAGGGCACCTCCAAG GATCCAAGGCACCTGCAGTGTGTAGCAGATGTGAATGAATCCAGTGTGTATGTTGTGACCCAGGGCCGCAAGCTCTACGGGATGCCCACGGACTTTGGCTTCTGTATCAAG CCAAACAAGCTTCGGAATGGCCACAAGGGGCTTCACATCTTTTGCAGTGAGGATGAGCAGAGCCGCACCTGCTGGTTAGCTGCCTTCCGCCTCTTCAAG AAGAAGACCAACCATCGACTCAGCCTACCCACCCCAAGTTCAGGCTCTAGCCTCAGTGCAG CCATCCATCGCACCCAACCCTGGTTCCATGGACGGATCTCCCGAGAGGAGAGCCAGCGGCTCATCGGACAGCAGGGCCTGGTAGACGG CCTCTTTCTAGTCCGAGAGAGTCAGCGGAACCCACAGGGCTTTGTTCtctccttgtgccacctgcagaaAGTTAAACATTATCTTATCCTGCCG cAATGGGGACTCCAGCTCTGGTCCCCAGGGGAGCCCCTCCAGCCTCAGCTCCCTCTGACCTCCTGCCCCCTGTGGTCATCGCAGAGTGAGGAGGAGGGTCGCCTGTACTTCAGCATGGATGAGGGCCAGACTCGTTTCACTGACCTCCTGCAGCTCGTGGAGTTCCACCAGCTGAACCGCGGCATCCTGCCCTGCGTGCTACGTCACACCTGCACCCGCGTGGCTCTCTGA
- the GRB7 gene encoding growth factor receptor-bound protein 7 isoform X3, producing the protein MRDAAFPSQPGARLTPRPGEHPRWPCFLSALNTGPAILPWGQPDVMELGLSPPLLNNSPEELYLSPGTPPRTPPPPDGPLSREVKRSQPLPIPAGRKLLREEELRATSLPSIPNPFPELCSPPSQSPILGGSSGTRGLLPRDASRPHVIKVYSEDGACRSVEVAAGATARYVCEMLVQRAHALSDENWGLVECHPQLALERGLEDHESVVEVQAAWPIGGDSRFVFRKNFAKYELFKTSPHSLFPEKMVSSCLDAKADTSHEDLIQNFLNAGSFPEIQGFLQLRGSGRKLWKRFFCFLRRSGLYYSTKGTSKPNKLRNGHKGLHIFCSEDEQSRTCWLAAFRLFKYGVQLYKNYQLAQSRHLRPSYVGSPPLRSVSDNTLVAMDFSGHAGRVIENPREALSAALEEAQAWRKKTNHRLSLPTPSSGSSLSAAIHRTQPWFHGRISREESQRLIGQQGLVDGLFLVRESQRNPQGFVLSLCHLQKVKHYLILPQWGLQLWSPGEPLQPQLPLTSCPLWSSQSEEEGRLYFSMDEGQTRFTDLLQLVEFHQLNRGILPCVLRHTCTRVAL; encoded by the exons ATGTCATGGAGCTGGGACTGTCTCCACCTCTTCTCAACAACTCCCCAGAAGAGCTGTACCTATCCCCTGGCACCCCTCCTCGGACTCCCCCACCTCCTGATGGccccctgtccagggaagtgaagCGATCCCAGCCTCTGCCCATTCCTGCCGGCAG GAAGCTTCTTCGAGAGGAGGAGCTGCGGGCAACCTCTCTACCCTCCATCCCCAACCCTTTCCCGGAGCTCTGCAGTCCTCCATCACAGTCTCCCATTCTTGGGGGGTCTTCCGGTACAAGGGGGCTTCTTCCCCGAGATGCCAGCCGCCCCCAC GTAATAAAGGTGTACAGTGAAGATGGGGCCTGCCGATCGGTGGAGGTGGCAGCAGGTGCCACAGCACGTTACGTGTGTGAAATGCTGGTGCAGCGAGCTCATGCCCTAAGTGATGAGAACTGGGGGCTGGTGGAGTGCCACCCCCAACTAGCTCTGG AGCGGGGCTTGGAGGACCATGAGTCTGTGGTGGAAGTCCAGGCTGCCTGGCCCATTGGTGGAGACAGCCGTTTTGTCTTCCGGAAAAACTTCGCCAAGTATGAACTGTTCAAGACCTCCCCA CACTCCCTGTTCCCAGAAAAGATGGTTTCCAGCTGTCTAGATGCAAAGGCAGATACATCCCACGAAGACCTCATCCAG AACTTCCTGAACGCAGGCAGCTTCCCAGAGATCCAGGGCTTCCTGCAGCTACGGGGGTCCGGACGCAAGCTTTGGAAACGCTTCTTCTGCTTCCTGCGCCGGTCTGGCCTCTATTACTCCACCAAGGGCACCTCCAAG CCAAACAAGCTTCGGAATGGCCACAAGGGGCTTCACATCTTTTGCAGTGAGGATGAGCAGAGCCGCACCTGCTGGTTAGCTGCCTTCCGCCTCTTCAAG TATGGGGTACAGCTGTATAAGAATTATCAGCTGGCACAGTCTCGCCACCTGCGTCCATCCTATGTGGGCTCCCCACCCTTG AGGAGTGTTTCTGATAACACCTTGGTAGCCATGGACTTCTCTGGTCATGCTGGGCGTGTCATCGAGAACCCCCGGGAAGCTCTGAGTGCAGCTCTGGAGGAGGCCCAGGCCTGGAGG AAGAAGACCAACCATCGACTCAGCCTACCCACCCCAAGTTCAGGCTCTAGCCTCAGTGCAG CCATCCATCGCACCCAACCCTGGTTCCATGGACGGATCTCCCGAGAGGAGAGCCAGCGGCTCATCGGACAGCAGGGCCTGGTAGACGG CCTCTTTCTAGTCCGAGAGAGTCAGCGGAACCCACAGGGCTTTGTTCtctccttgtgccacctgcagaaAGTTAAACATTATCTTATCCTGCCG cAATGGGGACTCCAGCTCTGGTCCCCAGGGGAGCCCCTCCAGCCTCAGCTCCCTCTGACCTCCTGCCCCCTGTGGTCATCGCAGAGTGAGGAGGAGGGTCGCCTGTACTTCAGCATGGATGAGGGCCAGACTCGTTTCACTGACCTCCTGCAGCTCGTGGAGTTCCACCAGCTGAACCGCGGCATCCTGCCCTGCGTGCTACGTCACACCTGCACCCGCGTGGCTCTCTGA
- the GRB7 gene encoding growth factor receptor-bound protein 7 isoform X1 translates to MRDAAFPSQPGARLTPRPGEHPRWPCFLSALNTGPAILPWGQPDVMELGLSPPLLNNSPEELYLSPGTPPRTPPPPDGPLSREVKRSQPLPIPAGRKLLREEELRATSLPSIPNPFPELCSPPSQSPILGGSSGTRGLLPRDASRPHVIKVYSEDGACRSVEVAAGATARYVCEMLVQRAHALSDENWGLVECHPQLALERGLEDHESVVEVQAAWPIGGDSRFVFRKNFAKYELFKTSPHSLFPEKMVSSCLDAKADTSHEDLIQNFLNAGSFPEIQGFLQLRGSGRKLWKRFFCFLRRSGLYYSTKGTSKDPRHLQCVADVNESSVYVVTQGRKLYGMPTDFGFCIKPNKLRNGHKGLHIFCSEDEQSRTCWLAAFRLFKYGVQLYKNYQLAQSRHLRPSYVGSPPLRSVSDNTLVAMDFSGHAGRVIENPREALSAALEEAQAWRKKTNHRLSLPTPSSGSSLSAAIHRTQPWFHGRISREESQRLIGQQGLVDGLFLVRESQRNPQGFVLSLCHLQKVKHYLILPQWGLQLWSPGEPLQPQLPLTSCPLWSSQSEEEGRLYFSMDEGQTRFTDLLQLVEFHQLNRGILPCVLRHTCTRVAL, encoded by the exons ATGTCATGGAGCTGGGACTGTCTCCACCTCTTCTCAACAACTCCCCAGAAGAGCTGTACCTATCCCCTGGCACCCCTCCTCGGACTCCCCCACCTCCTGATGGccccctgtccagggaagtgaagCGATCCCAGCCTCTGCCCATTCCTGCCGGCAG GAAGCTTCTTCGAGAGGAGGAGCTGCGGGCAACCTCTCTACCCTCCATCCCCAACCCTTTCCCGGAGCTCTGCAGTCCTCCATCACAGTCTCCCATTCTTGGGGGGTCTTCCGGTACAAGGGGGCTTCTTCCCCGAGATGCCAGCCGCCCCCAC GTAATAAAGGTGTACAGTGAAGATGGGGCCTGCCGATCGGTGGAGGTGGCAGCAGGTGCCACAGCACGTTACGTGTGTGAAATGCTGGTGCAGCGAGCTCATGCCCTAAGTGATGAGAACTGGGGGCTGGTGGAGTGCCACCCCCAACTAGCTCTGG AGCGGGGCTTGGAGGACCATGAGTCTGTGGTGGAAGTCCAGGCTGCCTGGCCCATTGGTGGAGACAGCCGTTTTGTCTTCCGGAAAAACTTCGCCAAGTATGAACTGTTCAAGACCTCCCCA CACTCCCTGTTCCCAGAAAAGATGGTTTCCAGCTGTCTAGATGCAAAGGCAGATACATCCCACGAAGACCTCATCCAG AACTTCCTGAACGCAGGCAGCTTCCCAGAGATCCAGGGCTTCCTGCAGCTACGGGGGTCCGGACGCAAGCTTTGGAAACGCTTCTTCTGCTTCCTGCGCCGGTCTGGCCTCTATTACTCCACCAAGGGCACCTCCAAG GATCCAAGGCACCTGCAGTGTGTAGCAGATGTGAATGAATCCAGTGTGTATGTTGTGACCCAGGGCCGCAAGCTCTACGGGATGCCCACGGACTTTGGCTTCTGTATCAAG CCAAACAAGCTTCGGAATGGCCACAAGGGGCTTCACATCTTTTGCAGTGAGGATGAGCAGAGCCGCACCTGCTGGTTAGCTGCCTTCCGCCTCTTCAAG TATGGGGTACAGCTGTATAAGAATTATCAGCTGGCACAGTCTCGCCACCTGCGTCCATCCTATGTGGGCTCCCCACCCTTG AGGAGTGTTTCTGATAACACCTTGGTAGCCATGGACTTCTCTGGTCATGCTGGGCGTGTCATCGAGAACCCCCGGGAAGCTCTGAGTGCAGCTCTGGAGGAGGCCCAGGCCTGGAGG AAGAAGACCAACCATCGACTCAGCCTACCCACCCCAAGTTCAGGCTCTAGCCTCAGTGCAG CCATCCATCGCACCCAACCCTGGTTCCATGGACGGATCTCCCGAGAGGAGAGCCAGCGGCTCATCGGACAGCAGGGCCTGGTAGACGG CCTCTTTCTAGTCCGAGAGAGTCAGCGGAACCCACAGGGCTTTGTTCtctccttgtgccacctgcagaaAGTTAAACATTATCTTATCCTGCCG cAATGGGGACTCCAGCTCTGGTCCCCAGGGGAGCCCCTCCAGCCTCAGCTCCCTCTGACCTCCTGCCCCCTGTGGTCATCGCAGAGTGAGGAGGAGGGTCGCCTGTACTTCAGCATGGATGAGGGCCAGACTCGTTTCACTGACCTCCTGCAGCTCGTGGAGTTCCACCAGCTGAACCGCGGCATCCTGCCCTGCGTGCTACGTCACACCTGCACCCGCGTGGCTCTCTGA
- the GRB7 gene encoding growth factor receptor-bound protein 7 isoform X2 — protein sequence MRDAAFPSQPGARLTPRPGEHPRWPCFLSALNTGPAILPWGQPDVMELGLSPPLLNNSPEELYLSPGTPPRTPPPPDGPLSREVKRSQPLPIPAGRKLLREEELRATSLPSIPNPFPELCSPPSQSPILGGSSGTRGLLPRDASRPHVIKVYSEDGACRSVEVAAGATARYVCEMLVQRAHALSDENWGLVECHPQLALERGLEDHESVVEVQAAWPIGGDSRFVFRKNFAKYELFKTSPHSLFPEKMVSSCLDAKADTSHEDLIQNFLNAGSFPEIQGFLQLRGSGRKLWKRFFCFLRRSGLYYSTKGTSKDPRHLQCVADVNESSVYVVTQGRKLYGMPTDFGFCIKPNKLRNGHKGLHIFCSEDEQSRTCWLAAFRLFKYGVQLYKNYQLAQSRHLRPSYVGSPPLRSVSDNTLVAMDFSGHAGRVIENPREALSAALEEAQAWRKKTNHRLSLPTPSSGSSLSAAIHRTQPWFHGRISREESQRLIGQQGLVDGLFLVRESQRNPQGFVLSLCHLQKVKHYLILPSEEEGRLYFSMDEGQTRFTDLLQLVEFHQLNRGILPCVLRHTCTRVAL from the exons ATGTCATGGAGCTGGGACTGTCTCCACCTCTTCTCAACAACTCCCCAGAAGAGCTGTACCTATCCCCTGGCACCCCTCCTCGGACTCCCCCACCTCCTGATGGccccctgtccagggaagtgaagCGATCCCAGCCTCTGCCCATTCCTGCCGGCAG GAAGCTTCTTCGAGAGGAGGAGCTGCGGGCAACCTCTCTACCCTCCATCCCCAACCCTTTCCCGGAGCTCTGCAGTCCTCCATCACAGTCTCCCATTCTTGGGGGGTCTTCCGGTACAAGGGGGCTTCTTCCCCGAGATGCCAGCCGCCCCCAC GTAATAAAGGTGTACAGTGAAGATGGGGCCTGCCGATCGGTGGAGGTGGCAGCAGGTGCCACAGCACGTTACGTGTGTGAAATGCTGGTGCAGCGAGCTCATGCCCTAAGTGATGAGAACTGGGGGCTGGTGGAGTGCCACCCCCAACTAGCTCTGG AGCGGGGCTTGGAGGACCATGAGTCTGTGGTGGAAGTCCAGGCTGCCTGGCCCATTGGTGGAGACAGCCGTTTTGTCTTCCGGAAAAACTTCGCCAAGTATGAACTGTTCAAGACCTCCCCA CACTCCCTGTTCCCAGAAAAGATGGTTTCCAGCTGTCTAGATGCAAAGGCAGATACATCCCACGAAGACCTCATCCAG AACTTCCTGAACGCAGGCAGCTTCCCAGAGATCCAGGGCTTCCTGCAGCTACGGGGGTCCGGACGCAAGCTTTGGAAACGCTTCTTCTGCTTCCTGCGCCGGTCTGGCCTCTATTACTCCACCAAGGGCACCTCCAAG GATCCAAGGCACCTGCAGTGTGTAGCAGATGTGAATGAATCCAGTGTGTATGTTGTGACCCAGGGCCGCAAGCTCTACGGGATGCCCACGGACTTTGGCTTCTGTATCAAG CCAAACAAGCTTCGGAATGGCCACAAGGGGCTTCACATCTTTTGCAGTGAGGATGAGCAGAGCCGCACCTGCTGGTTAGCTGCCTTCCGCCTCTTCAAG TATGGGGTACAGCTGTATAAGAATTATCAGCTGGCACAGTCTCGCCACCTGCGTCCATCCTATGTGGGCTCCCCACCCTTG AGGAGTGTTTCTGATAACACCTTGGTAGCCATGGACTTCTCTGGTCATGCTGGGCGTGTCATCGAGAACCCCCGGGAAGCTCTGAGTGCAGCTCTGGAGGAGGCCCAGGCCTGGAGG AAGAAGACCAACCATCGACTCAGCCTACCCACCCCAAGTTCAGGCTCTAGCCTCAGTGCAG CCATCCATCGCACCCAACCCTGGTTCCATGGACGGATCTCCCGAGAGGAGAGCCAGCGGCTCATCGGACAGCAGGGCCTGGTAGACGG CCTCTTTCTAGTCCGAGAGAGTCAGCGGAACCCACAGGGCTTTGTTCtctccttgtgccacctgcagaaAGTTAAACATTATCTTATCCTGCCG AGTGAGGAGGAGGGTCGCCTGTACTTCAGCATGGATGAGGGCCAGACTCGTTTCACTGACCTCCTGCAGCTCGTGGAGTTCCACCAGCTGAACCGCGGCATCCTGCCCTGCGTGCTACGTCACACCTGCACCCGCGTGGCTCTCTGA